GAGGTTGCCTTTCCCTGTTTCCTGGGTCCAGTCCTGTGTCCCCACTGTTGGGAAAGGCTGAGGCCCTTGGTCTGGCCTTGGAGCCTGCTGCTGCCAGcccctctctgtccatgagagcTGGCACTGCCTGCTGGAGGCCTTTGGGACCTGTGTTCTCAGACCCATATTCCCAGAATAACAATAAACACTTCCATGTGCTGAGGGTGTACGCGGGGCCAAATGTGCCTGTCATCTCGCGGACGGGAACCCCTTCTGATCCTCACTAGGATCCAGGAGGTGgttcccatttgacagatgaggaaactgaggcaccaatgGGGAGGAACCTGGCCAAGGCCCATGAAGAGGCAGTGTAGGGGTGGGGACCATATCCTGGGTTCCTGGGTCTCAGGAGCAGGTGACCTTACTAAGCCCTCAGCATCTGCACCCAGAATGAGCCAAGAGGGTCCGCTGGGGGGgcctgagggcagaaggggctggTTTGGCCTCTCACCTCAGGGTCTGGGCTTCTCCTCACAGACGGTCTAGCGGTGTTCCAGGCCTTCCTCCGCACTGAGTTTAGTGAGGAGAACCTGGAATTCTGGCTGGCATGCGAGGACTTCAAGAAGGTCAAGTCACAGTCCAAGATGGCGGCCAAGGCCAAGAAGATCTTTGCTGAGTACATCGCCATTCAGGCGTGCAAGGAGGTAGGGCTTTGGGCTGGGCCCTCAGGCCCCCATCCCCATGCCCAGCGGCCTCTCGGTGAGGGGGCTGGCTGGAAGCCTCAAGGAGGGGCTCAGCAAGGGGAGAGGCCAGAGTGACTCTTAGAGGCCAAGTGCTCAGGGTGAAGAGGAAGCAGGCTGGGGTTCCCAGGAAGAACAGAATCCTGACTGATAACACAAATGGCGACTGTCAGGGGCTGCTAGGTGCCAGGCCCATGCAAAGCCCTTCACAGATGAGCGCCATATTTACCCCTCACAACAACCTGTAATATaggttttaatattattttcatttttaaaatgaggagacAAAGTCTCAGAGAGCCTAATGTCTACTGAGtgcttcctgtgtgccaggcgttatcttttttaaataaatggatggtGATGCTTAATGTTCACAGCTCTTTGAGGACTGTACTGTTATTCCAGCCTATAATTAAGACAGCCAGGGCTCAGAGCACTTCGCACCTAACATGTGGCaatgctgggatttgaacccaggtagcCTGACTCTAGAGGTGATATTTTCAGGCCCTAAAAACTCTACCACCCGTCCAGTCAGTGACCGAACCAGGACTTGACTCTGCTAACCTATGGGGTTCCCCTCTGAACCTTATGATGTGGAGTAGAAGGGCTTGGAGATGAGAGGCTGGGCAGGTCCTGACCTGGCCCCCGGCCCCTAGGAGCAGCTTCTTGCAGGCAGCCCTGACCTCATCGCCCTCCGCCCCGCAGGTAAACCTGGACTCGTACACACGGGAGCATACCAAGGACAACCTGCAGAGTGTCACTCGGGGCTGCTTCGACCTGGCACAGAAGCGCATCTTTGGGCTCATGGAGAAGGACTCGTACCCACGCTTCCTCCGCTCGGACCTCTACCTGGACCTCATTAACCAGAAGAAGATGAGTCCCCCGCTTTAGGGGCCACGCGGGTAGAGCTCAGTGTTCACACCAGGCAGGCTGGGCcccttcccacctgcctccctcccccctgCGACAGAGGGGGCAAGCAAGCCCCCAGAGGCTGCGTCCGGACAGACAGACGGACATTTGGATGAGAGGCCTGGACCAAGAGAGGCCCAGGCCACTGGAGGAGTAGAGGGACTGGCCTCACTGGGTCCCCGCTGCCCTGGTACGAGGGGGCCCGAGGGCCTGGGCAGGTCAGGGGCCTGGGCTAAGACAGATCCGGAGCTGCTGCTCCCTGCTGCAGAGACTTCGCAACGACCAAGTTCCTTAAAGAACTGGCTGGCGGGGCAGGGGCCGAGGCCTGAGCTCCGGGGCTCTTCGGGGGAGCTGCTGGGGCTCACAGCTCGGATCCCTGccttgagttttatttatttaaacagtaGTTGGATGCTTGGCACGTCGTCCTGTAATAGGAAACCTTTGCCTCATCAGTTTTCCTACTTTACAAGTGCAATATTTTAACCAACGCCTTGTGAAAAAGCCGCCTTGCTGAGAAGGTGGGCACCATATTCCAGTTTCAGGGGATTCAGTGGTCCCAAGCCCCGTGGCGGGCAGCTGGGCCTGCTGGACCGATAAGGCCCAGACGGGTGGGGGCTGCAGTCTGACCTCACACCGAAATCCAGCCCCCGCCTGAGTGAGGGGGGTCCCCCGGGGGGCCCCGGGAAAGCATGGCACCCTCAGACCACACAGCGGCCGAGTTCTGGAGCAAATAAAAGGCCTGTGTTATTTTTTGTTCTTGACCCTTTCTGTGCGTTCCTGATTCCGAGGCTTCCCAGGGTCACTGGGGCTgggagggttgggatgggggcTGCCAATCACGCTTCTCCTCTCTTGCCATCACCTGCCTCCCATCCGGTGCCAGTGCTGCTCCCTGACAATCAGTCGCCGCCTCTGTGCGTGAGCTCTGCCAAGCTTGTTCCACTTACCATCGCATCTTCCCCACAAGCCTGGGAGGTGGcggttatccccattttacagatgaggcatgTGAAACCCAGGCAAGTAAGgcgacttgtccaaggtcacacagctggcaggtGGCAGCCAGCAAGGGGCTCAGCCTAAGCTCATCTGACTGCACAACCTGCTCTCTGGATTGCCATCCTCTGCTGGCTACTGGATGGAGTCCTAGCTGGGCTGCTAACTGGCTATGTGACCTTCAGCAAGTTCCTCCACTTTTTTCTGCCCTGCCACACTCTGAGATTCTAGGGGAACTTACCGGAGCACAGGGATGGTTGGTGGAGGTGGGTGAGGTCAGGATCTCAGGCAGGGTGGCAGCTGCAGGCAGGTAGGCTCACGGAGGCCTTTACAATGGAGAAAGAACTCAGGAGGTGACAGGGCGGGTCCTTCTGTGGCCCTGAGGGAGACTTGCCCTCTGTACCTAACAGGAGATACACATTTAGGAAAGGCCAGGTTGAGAGGAGGCCCTGGACTGCTCGCTTAGAGAGGTGGAAGAGAGCCTGGCCAAGCTGATGCAAAAGCTGCCCCTGATGCCCACAGGTACCACCTGCGAGGGTGTGGAGGCAGGGACTAGGGTGTGGCCTGAGGTGGGGACTGGCTGCCTGGGCTGACTTAGATGAAGGCAGCAGAGTCACTGCAGGAGGACCCCATCTCTTTGGAGCTTGTTTCCTGTGTGGGGTTTCAGGTTCAGGGCTGCCCACTGGGGACTTGGAGATGCAGAGGATAGGGGCTGTGCAGCCactctcctccctgccttccctTGCTGGTCGCCCAGGGCAAGGACACCCCAGGATCCCCCTGCACATGGAGAATATCAGAAACGGTGGTCTCTGGGGTCCTAATGTCGGGCTAGGCAAACAATAGGTGTTTAATAAGTGTTGCAGCCTGTTCCCCCAGCACCGGTGTGTGAGCTCCTCTGGGAGTGGGGCTGGGTCTTCTCCCCTGTGCCGGGGGCCTGGCCAGGGAACCCTGTCTGGCTTCGTAAATGGTGAAGGGCTTTCTCAGGGCTGAGCTGCCAGTGCcttgatgacccagagggatgggggaCAGAGATGTGCGCCTGGATCAGAGTGAGGGATGACTCTCTCAGGTGTCATCCAGGCCTGGAGATTTGGGGACCTGACACCTGggaaaactaaggcccagagaggacTGCAACCCCAGAATGGTAGCCGCAGAGCTGACATCGGCACTCAGGGCTTCAGGGTCTGGGCTCACCTGGCCTTGCTGTGGTGAGGAGGGGACCCTGGGTCTGGGAGGAGACTCACCTTCCCCTTTCCCTAGGTTCCAGGGAGTCAGCCTTGGGCTgggccctccatctttcccattcCCAAGTTGCCGTGGAAACCTCAGGCCAGGAGAACCAAGTCAGGCAGATGGAATTCCCATTTCGGAAGGCCCCACTGCCTGGTTTCCATTACTCACACCCGGCGCCCTTGGCCTCCAAGCTGCTTTGGCTACACAGAACAGCTGGAGAGCAGCCTGGAAAAGCGCCTGGATCTGCCTGCCCTACCCCCACTTGGACTCCCGAGGGACTTGGGCACAGCCCTCACCGCCTTAGGCCGCAGTCCCCTTACCCGTATGGTGTCTGGACTGTTCCCCATTTCTTCTTTCACATGTGGTCTCCATCTAGCAACCCCAGGCCGGTCAAGGTGTGGGATCTGAGAGCTGTGAGGTCACCACG
Above is a window of Bos indicus isolate NIAB-ARS_2022 breed Sahiwal x Tharparkar chromosome 8, NIAB-ARS_B.indTharparkar_mat_pri_1.0, whole genome shotgun sequence DNA encoding:
- the RGS3 gene encoding regulator of G-protein signaling 3 isoform X13, with translation MLRGMYLTRNGNLQRRHTMKEAKDMKNKLGIFRRRNESPGAQPTGKTDKVMKSFKPTSEEALKWGESLEKLLVHKYGLAVFQAFLRTEFSEENLEFWLACEDFKKVKSQSKMAAKAKKIFAEYIAIQACKEVNLDSYTREHTKDNLQSVTRGCFDLAQKRIFGLMEKDSYPRFLRSDLYLDLINQKKMSPPL